A genomic window from Terrisporobacter glycolicus ATCC 14880 = DSM 1288 includes:
- a CDS encoding TIGR04002 family protein, producing the protein MENTKQQKTNLSSKTRTLVSAALFAGIICITIAYFLHIPVGGNGGFVHVGDAFIYLAAVLLPTPYAACAAAIGAGMADILTGSANWALATIIIKPILVLFFTNKSKKIINTRNICAAILAGIVGTVLYMIAEGIMYGSFVSAFVLSLVGLVQPIGSLIVFVVIGLVFDKLKIKEMVK; encoded by the coding sequence ATGGAAAATACAAAACAACAAAAAACAAATTTATCATCTAAAACTAGAACATTGGTATCGGCAGCTTTATTTGCAGGAATTATATGTATTACTATAGCTTATTTTCTTCATATACCAGTGGGAGGTAATGGTGGATTTGTTCATGTAGGTGATGCTTTTATATATTTAGCAGCAGTACTTCTTCCTACACCTTATGCAGCTTGCGCAGCAGCAATAGGTGCTGGTATGGCAGATATACTTACAGGGTCAGCTAATTGGGCCTTAGCAACAATAATAATAAAACCAATACTTGTTTTATTTTTTACAAATAAAAGTAAAAAAATTATTAATACAAGAAATATATGTGCAGCAATTTTAGCAGGAATAGTAGGAACAGTTTTGTATATGATAGCAGAAGGAATAATGTATGGAAGTTTTGTTAGTGCCTTTGTTTTATCATTAGTAGGCCTTGTTCAACCAATAGGAAGTTTAATAGTGTTTGTAGTTATAGGTTTAGTATTTGATAAATTAAAAATAAAAGAAATGGTAAAATAA
- a CDS encoding TIGR04100 family radical SAM protein: protein MTILYDYKESLYVNITNQCPCSCVFCIRKETDHVGNSNSLWLDHEPTVEEVKEEFKKFNLEKYDEIVFCGYGEPLVKINEVIEIAKYIRSVSDLKIRINTNGLSDLIHNKKTAILLKDNIDSVSISLNAPNKTRYNEVTKPKFGEKSFDALLSFAEDCKAYVEEVNFSVVDEISNEEIEESQKLADKMNIVLRVRHKN from the coding sequence ATGACAATTTTATATGATTACAAAGAAAGTCTTTATGTTAATATAACAAACCAATGTCCATGTTCTTGTGTTTTCTGTATAAGAAAAGAAACTGATCATGTGGGAAATAGTAATAGTTTATGGTTAGATCATGAACCTACAGTAGAAGAAGTAAAAGAGGAATTTAAAAAATTTAATTTAGAAAAATATGATGAGATAGTATTTTGTGGATATGGTGAACCACTAGTAAAAATAAATGAAGTTATAGAAATTGCAAAATATATTAGAAGTGTTTCAGATTTGAAAATAAGAATAAACACTAATGGTCTATCTGATTTAATTCACAATAAAAAAACAGCCATTCTATTAAAAGACAATATAGACTCTGTATCTATTAGTTTGAATGCACCCAATAAAACTAGATACAATGAAGTTACAAAACCTAAATTTGGTGAAAAATCATTTGATGCATTATTAAGTTTTGCAGAGGATTGCAAAGCGTATGTTGAAGAAGTGAACTTTTCTGTAGTTGATGAAATTAGTAATGAAGAAATTGAAGAGTCACAAAAATTGGCTGATAAAATGAATATAGTCCTTAGAGTAAGACATAAAAACTAG